In the genome of Acidimicrobiales bacterium, the window GTCGGCCCCCTCGACGGCGTGACGTCGGCCGAGGTCGACATCGACGCCCGCTCCGTCACCGTCACCTTCGACCCCGCGGTGGTGACCAGGGACGCCATCGTGGCCACCATCGAGGAGCAGGGCTTCGAGGTCGCACCCGGCTGACCGCCAAACGCTCAGATCGGCATCCGGTCGTCGCGGGGTAGGCCCAGCGCGCGCACCAGAAAGCTGCGGAGCATCGCCGCGGTGGCGCCCCACACCGTGTCGCCGTGCAGCTCGAAGAAGTGGATCGGGCGCTCGTGCTCGTCTCCCCACCGCCACAGCTCCTCCCGATAGACGCCGTCGAGGAGCAGCTCGGCAAAGGGCACGACCAGGACCCGGTCGACCTCGGCCGGGTCGGGCTCGAGGCGGGCGGGGGGCGCCGGCAGGGCACCCACGAACGGCACGATGAACGCCCGACTGGTGACGGTGGACAGGTGGTCGAGCTCGCCCACCGGCTCCACGGCCCTGGGGTCGAGCGACACCTCCTCCCACGCCTCGCGCAGCGCCGTCGCCCACAGCGACTCGTCGCCCTCCCGGCCGCCCCCGGGGAACGCCACCTCGCCGCGGTGCGACCGCAGGTGCCGGGCCCGGCGGGTCAGCACGACCGACGCCCCGTCGCCCTCGTCGAAGCAGGCGGCGAGCACCGCCGAGGCACGCGCCCCGGCCGCCTCCGCCGGTGATCGCACCGGGGGCGGGCCGGTGGCGAAGGCCTCCCGGATCCGCTCGACGTCGATAGACCGCTCGGCCGGCGACAGCCCGGCCCACGGGGCGGGACGGCCCGGTCGGGCGCCCGGGGGCGTGGGGATGATCTGGTCGCCGCCCCGGGCGGTCACCGCCTGCGCGCTCACGCCTCGGCCGGGCCCTCGGCCGCCGCTGCCTCCTGCGCCTGGGCGAGGGAGGACAGCAGCTCCTTCATGCCCCCGGTCTTGAGGTTGGCCATCACCCGGCCCGGCGTCTCGTCGCCCTTCTCCCACTCCATCCACTGGTCGAGCAGCTTGACGGGGTCGGGGAGGGGCCGAGGATCCATGCTCCGAGGCTACCGGCACACGCGGGCGAGCCCGCCCCGGAGGGACGGGCTCGCAGCACTCGTACAGGGTGGTGACGGGTCCCGCTAGAACCCCATGCCGCCCATGCCACCCATGCCGCCCATGCCGCCGCCGCCGGGCATGGCGGGCGCAGCGCCCTCCTCTTCCGGCTTGTCGGTGATGAGGGCCTCGGTGGTGAGGAGCAGTCCGGCGATCGACGCCGCGTTCTGCAGGGCCGCACGGGTGACCTTGGCGGGGTCGATGACCCCTGCCTTGAGCAGGTCCTCGTACTGGCCGGTGGCGGCGTTGAGACCGATGGTTCCGGTCTCACGCTCGATCTCCTGGACGGCGATCGAGCCCTCGATGCCGGCGTTGTTGGCGATCCAGAACGCCGGAGCGACCAGGGCCTTGTGCACGGCCTTGGCGCCGGTGGCCTCGTCGCCCTCGAGCTTGAGCTTCGAGACGGCAGCGCGGGCCCGGATGAGGGCGGTGCCCCCACCGGGGACGATGCCCTCCTCGATGGCGGCCCGGGTGGCGGAGAGGGCGTCCTCGATGCGGTGCTTCTTCTCCTTGAGCTCCACCTCGGTTGCGGCACCCACGCGCACGATGGCGACGCCACCGGCGAGCTTGGCCAGGCGCTCCTGGAGCTTCTCGCGGTCCCAGTCCGAGTCGGTGTTCTCGATCTCGGCCCGGATCTGGGCGATGCGGCCCTTGACCTCGTCCTCGGTGCCGCCACCGTCGACGATCGTGGTGTCGTCCTTGGTGATGACCACCTTGCGGGCGGTGCCGAGCAGGTCGAGCGTGGTGTTGTCGAGCTTGAGGCCGACCTCCTCGGCGATGACCTGGCCACCGGTGAGGATGGCCATGTCCTGGAGCATCGCCTTGCGACGCTCGCCGAAGCCGGGGGCCTTGACGGCCACCGAGGCGAAGGTGCCGCGGATCTTGTTGACCACGAGGGTGGCGAGGGCCTCGCCCTCGACGTCCTCGGCGACGATCAGCATCTGCTTGCCGGACTGCATGACCTTCTCGAGGACGGGCACGAGGTCGTGCACCGACGAGATCTTGCCGTTCACCAGCAGGATGTACGGCTGGTCGAGGACCGCCTCCTGGCGCTCGGGGTCGGTCACGAAGTAGGGCGAGAGGTAGCCCTTGTCGAACTGCATGCCCTCGGTGAAGTCGAGCTCCATGCCGAAGGTCTGCGACTCCTCGACGGTGACGACGCCGTCCTTGCCGACCTTGTCGATGGCGTCGGCGAGCACCTTGCCGATGGTGGCGTCGTTGTTGGCCGAGATGGTGGCGACCTGGGCGATCTCGGTCGGGTCCTCGATGTCGCGGGCCTGCTTGGCGATGGACTTGACGGCGGCCTCGACGGCCTTGTCGATGCCCTTCTTGAGCCCCATGGGGCTGGCGCCTGCGGCGACGTTGCGGAGGCCCTCGTGCACCAGGGCCTGGGCCAGCACGGTGGCGGTGGTGGTGCCGTCACCAGCGATGTCGTTGGTCTTGGTGGCCACCTCCTTCACCAGCTGGGCGCCCATGTTCTCGAAGGGGTCTTCGAGCTCGATCTCGCGAGCGATGGACACGCCGTCGTTGGTGATGGTGGGGGCGCCGAACTTCTTCTCGAGGACGACGTTGCGACCGCGGGGGCCGAGCGTGACCTTGACGGCGTTGGCGAGCTTGTCGACGCCGGCCTCGAGGCTGCGGCGTGCGTCCTCGTCGAACTTCAGGATCTTGGACATGTGGAGCTCCTACTTGGTGACGATGGCGAGGACGTCGCGGCTGGTGAGGATCAGGAGGTCCTCACCGTCGACGGTGATCTCGGTGCCGCCGTACTTGGAGTAGACGACGGTGTCGCCGACGCTGACGCCGAGGGGGATGATCTCGCCCGTCTGCTCCGAGTGGCGGCCGGGGCCGGCAGCGAGGACCTCGCCCTGCTGCGGCTTCTCCTTGGCGGTGTCGGGGATGACCAGGCCGGAGGCGGTGGTGGCCTCCGACTCGTTGGCACGCACGACGATGCGGTCCTCGAGGGGCTGGAGCTTCATGTTGTGGCGCCTCCATGGCGTGTGCTTGGTTCTCTGCGGTCGGGTCCACCACGAGGGCGTTAGCACTCGAAGGTGGCGAGTGCTAACGGTACGGCCCGGCGACCCGATTCGCAAGCCGGCTCACGGGTCCTGTCAATCGAGGGTGGTGGTGAGGCGGAGGTTGGGGTTGGCGCCGGCGTCGAGACCGGTGGGCCCGTCGGAGCGGAGCCGGTACCAGCCGGCCGCCGCGACCATGGCGGCGTTGTCGGTGCACATCTCCCGGCTGGGCAGGAAGGCCTGCAGGCCGTCCTCCTCGCAGACGTCGAGGATGCGCTCGCGCAGCGCGGAGTTGGCCGCCACCCCGCCGGCCAGGCTCAGCCCCTTGGCGCCCACCTGGCGCGCCGCCAGGCGGGCCTTGTGGACCAGCACGTCGACCACGGCGGCCTGGAAGCTGGCGGCCACGTCGGGGGTCGACACCTCGGGGTGCTTGCGCACGTGGTTCACCACCGCCGTCTTCAGCCCCGAGAACGAGACATCGAAGCCGCGGTCGAGCATGGGGCGCGGGAAGGCGATGGCCTCGGGGTCACCGTCCATCGCCACTCGGTCGATGGCGGGCCCGCCCGGGTAGCCGAGGCCGAGGTAGCGGGCGACCTTGTCGAACGCCTCGCCGGCGGCGTCGTCGATGGTCGATCCGAGGACGCGATAGGCCCCGTGGCCCTGGAACTCCACGAAGAGGGTGTGGCCGCCCGACACCAGCAGCACCAGCAGCGGCGGCTCGAGCGCGGGCTCCTCGAGGAACGAGGCGTAGAAGTGGGCCTCTAGGTGGTTGACCCCCACGAACGGCACGTCCCACACCAGGGCCAGCGCCTTGGCTGCGGCCACCCCAACCAGGAGCGACCCCACCAGGCCCGGCCCCACGGTGCACGCCACGGCGTCGACGTTGCCGTCGTCGAGGCCGGCCTCCACCAGCGCCTCCGCCAGCACAGGGGTCAGCAGCTCCACATGCGCCCGACTGGCGATCTCGGGCACCACGCCGCCGAAGCGGGCGTGCAGGTCGATCTGGCTGGACACGACCGACGAGAGCACGTCGCGGCCGCCCCGCACCACCGCTGCCGCCGTCTCGTCGCAGCTGGTCTCGATGCCGAGCACCAGGGCGTCGGGGCTGAGATCGACCGTCACGCCTCCCCCTCCTCGACCGTGGTGCCCGGGATCGCCGCCTCGATGCCGGCGAGCCGCTCGACGTAGGCGGGCAGGTCGACGTCGTGGGCCCACATGATCAGCGCGTCCTCATTGGTCTCGGCGTAGTAGTTCTTGCGGACGCCGGCCGGGGCGAAGCCGAACCGGCGGTAGAGCTCCTGGGCCTCGTCGTTGGCCACCCGGACCTCGAGTGTGAGGCTCGAGCAGCCGGCGGCGACACCGGCGCGGGAGATGGCGAGCATCAGCCGGGTGGCGATCCCGCGCCGGCGCCACTCGGGGTCGACGGCGACGGTGGTGATGTGGCCGTCGGAACCGGTGAGCATGAGCCCGGCGTAGCCGACGACCGCCCCGTTGACGCGGGCCACCCGATACACGCGGCTGTCACGCAGTGAGAGCTCGGACATGAACAGCCCGAGCGACCAGGGCCGGGCGTACACCTGCGTCTCGATGCGCATCACGCCGCGGAGGAAGCGACGACGCAACGGGGCCACGCGGACCTCGAGACCGGGGCGTCCCGGGCCGTCGAACACGGCGCTGTCGGCGCCGGCCCGGCGGTTCACGGCCGCTCCCGGGTCGACCAGTTGATCTCG includes:
- a CDS encoding cation transporter; its protein translation is METTTINAPEIHCGHCKSSIEGAVGPLDGVTSAEVDIDARSVTVTFDPAVVTRDAIVATIEEQGFEVAPG
- a CDS encoding CoA pyrophosphatase; this encodes MSAQAVTARGGDQIIPTPPGARPGRPAPWAGLSPAERSIDVERIREAFATGPPPVRSPAEAAGARASAVLAACFDEGDGASVVLTRRARHLRSHRGEVAFPGGGREGDESLWATALREAWEEVSLDPRAVEPVGELDHLSTVTSRAFIVPFVGALPAPPARLEPDPAEVDRVLVVPFAELLLDGVYREELWRWGDEHERPIHFFELHGDTVWGATAAMLRSFLVRALGLPRDDRMPI
- the groL gene encoding chaperonin GroEL (60 kDa chaperone family; promotes refolding of misfolded polypeptides especially under stressful conditions; forms two stacked rings of heptamers to form a barrel-shaped 14mer; ends can be capped by GroES; misfolded proteins enter the barrel where they are refolded when GroES binds), with protein sequence MSKILKFDEDARRSLEAGVDKLANAVKVTLGPRGRNVVLEKKFGAPTITNDGVSIAREIELEDPFENMGAQLVKEVATKTNDIAGDGTTTATVLAQALVHEGLRNVAAGASPMGLKKGIDKAVEAAVKSIAKQARDIEDPTEIAQVATISANNDATIGKVLADAIDKVGKDGVVTVEESQTFGMELDFTEGMQFDKGYLSPYFVTDPERQEAVLDQPYILLVNGKISSVHDLVPVLEKVMQSGKQMLIVAEDVEGEALATLVVNKIRGTFASVAVKAPGFGERRKAMLQDMAILTGGQVIAEEVGLKLDNTTLDLLGTARKVVITKDDTTIVDGGGTEDEVKGRIAQIRAEIENTDSDWDREKLQERLAKLAGGVAIVRVGAATEVELKEKKHRIEDALSATRAAIEEGIVPGGGTALIRARAAVSKLKLEGDEATGAKAVHKALVAPAFWIANNAGIEGSIAVQEIERETGTIGLNAATGQYEDLLKAGVIDPAKVTRAALQNAASIAGLLLTTEALITDKPEEEGAAPAMPGGGGMGGMGGMGGMGF
- the groES gene encoding co-chaperone GroES produces the protein MKLQPLEDRIVVRANESEATTASGLVIPDTAKEKPQQGEVLAAGPGRHSEQTGEIIPLGVSVGDTVVYSKYGGTEITVDGEDLLILTSRDVLAIVTK
- the tsaD gene encoding tRNA (adenosine(37)-N6)-threonylcarbamoyltransferase complex transferase subunit TsaD → MTVDLSPDALVLGIETSCDETAAAVVRGGRDVLSSVVSSQIDLHARFGGVVPEIASRAHVELLTPVLAEALVEAGLDDGNVDAVACTVGPGLVGSLLVGVAAAKALALVWDVPFVGVNHLEAHFYASFLEEPALEPPLLVLLVSGGHTLFVEFQGHGAYRVLGSTIDDAAGEAFDKVARYLGLGYPGGPAIDRVAMDGDPEAIAFPRPMLDRGFDVSFSGLKTAVVNHVRKHPEVSTPDVAASFQAAVVDVLVHKARLAARQVGAKGLSLAGGVAANSALRERILDVCEEDGLQAFLPSREMCTDNAAMVAAAGWYRLRSDGPTGLDAGANPNLRLTTTLD
- the rimI gene encoding ribosomal protein S18-alanine N-acetyltransferase, with amino-acid sequence MNRRAGADSAVFDGPGRPGLEVRVAPLRRRFLRGVMRIETQVYARPWSLGLFMSELSLRDSRVYRVARVNGAVVGYAGLMLTGSDGHITTVAVDPEWRRRGIATRLMLAISRAGVAAGCSSLTLEVRVANDEAQELYRRFGFAPAGVRKNYYAETNEDALIMWAHDVDLPAYVERLAGIEAAIPGTTVEEGEA